A single genomic interval of Lucilia cuprina isolate Lc7/37 chromosome 2, ASM2204524v1, whole genome shotgun sequence harbors:
- the LOC111688277 gene encoding uncharacterized protein LOC111688277 — MKMKFIWFIMVFQVSVTVVAATATATASTITPITTTSIHDKNFKEFIEQIENLVLNTTKQALQVTTHVYRNLTKSMSPLLQQAIAPITTEYLRMVEQTLTCPSNYSEQRKLLRYFRYNNLQIERLRLQLQPQHPKFEFHLISNDFYYAGKNLTEFDNLYLEFMQQFQRLSQTLWDTMSEEVVEQQQDLLEILDEIAKEKELSEKDKLYDEFIEMFLFKTEMDAIENRELE; from the exons ATGAAGATGAAATTTATATGGTTCATTATGGTATTCCAA GTTTCCGTAACAGTGGTTGCAGCAACAGCTACAGCTACAGCATCAACAATCacaccaataacaacaacatccatACACGATAAAAACTTTAAGGAATTTATtgaacaaattgaaaatttagttttaaacaccACAAAACAAGCACTTCAAGTTACCACACATGTCTATCGAAATCTTACCAAATCCATGTCACCACTGCTACAGCAAGCCATCGCACCCATTACAACGGAATATTTACGCATGGTAGAACAAACCTTGACATGCCCCAGCAACTATTCCGAACAGAGGAAACTTTTACGTTACTTCCGTTATAACAATCTACAGATTGAACGTTTGCGCCTGCAATTACAACCGCAACATCCGAAATtcgaatttcatttaatatcgAATGATTTCTATTATGCTGGCAAAAATTTAACCGAATTTGATAATTTATATTTGGAGTTTATGCAGCAGTTTCAACGTCTATCACAAACATTGTGGGACACCATGTCAGAGGAAGTAGTGGAGCAGCAACAAGATTTATTAGAGATTTTAGATGAAATTGCCAAAGAAAAGGAATTAAGCGAAAAGGATAAATTGTATGATGAATTTATTgagatgtttttgtttaaaactgaaATGGACGCAATTGAAAATCGTGAATTGGAGTGA
- the LOC111688592 gene encoding uncharacterized protein LOC111688592, with amino-acid sequence MMAYMAPRRRLGSIGDSAPPSESSEGTNSSENHDMILNSEWSHGSQNGVTNHNSMFLNSEGDTDTISTDTASNTMLSDYERGQVESFFGGLGTEIFVSSSLANLYEGTGKDNDWHLVFTGIPVVLYDRGSARARSIPRVTLVLAERGSCFALWSDRIDNLSNYRVAGPSFHTMCLSSNHQQMIGFSFDSTESARELWQHMERLVSDPENIALSIPGRKKQKQKRTKPAPLPPKAQISHPCQFHHVTSVTKDDTERYYSMQAFAAMSQR; translated from the coding sequence ATGGCTTATATGGCTCCTAGACGACGTTTGGGCTCTATAGGTGACTCAGCGCCTCCCTCGGAATCATCGGAAGGTACTAACTCCTCTGAAAATCATGATATGATTTTAAACTCCGAATGGTCTCATGGCTCACAAAATGGTGTTACCAATCACAATTCCATGTTTCTTAATTCGGAAGGTGATACCGATACAATTAGTACGGATACGGCCAGCAATACGATGTTATCGGACTACGAAAGGGGACAAGTTGAAAGTTTTTTCGGTGGTTTGGGTACAGAAATCTTTGTTAGTTCTTCGTTGGCCAATCTCTATGAGGGTACAGGTAAAGATAATGATTGGCATTTAGTATTCACTGGTATACCCGTAGTGTTGTACGATCGTGGAAGTGCTCGTGCTAGATCCATACCTCGGGTTACCTTAGTCTTGGCTGAACGTGGTTCGTGTTTCGCTTTGTGGTCCGACCGTATTGATAACTTATCAAACTATCGTGTAGCTGGTCCCTCATTTCATACCATGTGCTTATCCAGCAATCACCAACAAATGATTGGTTTTAGCTTTGATTCCACTGAATCCGCTCGAGAGCTGTGGCAGCATATGGAACGTTTGGTAAGTGATCCCGAAAATATTGCGCTTTCTATTCCCGGAcgcaaaaaacaaaagcaaaaacgcACTAAACCAGCACCTTTGCCACCCAAAGCACAAATTTCCCATCCATGTCAATTTCATCACGTCACCAGTGTGACTAAAGATGATACGGAACGATACTATAGTATGCAGGCCTTTGCCGCCATGAGTCAGCGTTAA
- the LOC111688268 gene encoding coiled-coil domain-containing protein 170, whose amino-acid sequence MTSNSGNSQEDWLIFEILCGISSSPSQAVPPAAKNLMPLDSDHNHHLHHHHHHDHVTGLSPHHHHHNLLDSNCGNSTALTVTEHHHNIDLVTTLRSELAALSYKKERLTSELADAKTSLCTKDTECENLRAQAARQSALISSLQSRLQAAENREQSVQSRCDTTIQTIQREKRSADERSKELLAKIQHLENHLSNEESQKEQARNQLNDFVRRLSICFGMEGCENAHLTTDCVITRAEELMTELQRTKAKVNSTCDTLSSCENELLNLKSLANIEKQRLTAQLESTSNHEHELEARCRQYERDLQMQRDRLSESEINSEKLKDELRGFESRCHRLQANLDRVQNDRLQFLRCLANHLNLAEPCETLIKDKLRELLSENKNMHEQIHTLRNQISCEHIKLKETQETTQCRLRNEEAQKCELEERLEKCHAEINSLRKDHMGLSEYLQRLARALQWSECSSPPALGNDTNIMAESLLERAERLATVVEDHHQHDHHHHQHQHRSADKSCCDHYHHTHTKLRRERSCHDIPLKENTSTMYNLQRKVRVLKEQVQRRDLHLELLKRKLAIIEDGARGKCLLQGERDEAMCRAKKANKVIDKLTAQLADARSQIAEVKAQLAEAVEYKITALERARKIDDLTTQICDLEEEKTRLLSQVSALKERLKSSSESNQNRRCRDETLINSLRDDLTHLQSQLSDTNHRLSHLQNFRTSVARTLHLRDLPETDLLQRLQALCSAHQEFTMLSKRYETASPVGDHSCPRYDDPILSSNHCRPSRYAITPEPITEPATNHDHNHMHNHNIRHNNGHNHSHGGHGHNHPHRYH is encoded by the exons atgactTCTAATAGTGGTAACTCTCAAGAAGACTggttaatatttgaaattctttGTGGCATTTCAAGTTCGCCCTCTCAAGCTGTACCTCCTGCTGCAAAAAATTTG ATGCCTTTGGATAGTGATCATAATCATCATttacatcatcatcaccatcatgaTCATGTTACAGGATTATCTccacaccatcatcatcataatttg TTGGATAGTAACTGTGGCAACAGTACCGCCTTAACAGTAACAGAACATCATCATAACATTGACCTGGTTACTACTTTGCGCAGTGAATTGGCAGCATTGtcctataaaaaagaaagactAACAAGTgag tTAGCCGATGCCAAAACTAGTCTCTGCACAAAAGACACGGAATGTGAAAATCTTCGAGCTCAAGCAGCTCGACAATCAGCTCTTATATCATCTCTACAAAGTCGTCTGCAGGCTGCTGAAAATCGTGAGCAATCAGTACAATCACGATGCGATACCACCATTCAAACAATTCAAAGAGAAAAGCGTTCTGCAGATGAGAGAAGTAAAGAGTTGCTGgctaaaatacaacatttagaAAATCATTTGTCAAATGAAGAGTCCCAAAAAGAACAGGCACGTAATCAACTCAATGATTTTGTCAGACGTTTAAGTATATGTTTTGGCATGGAGGGATGTGAAAATGCCCACCTCACTACCGACTGTGTAATCACCAGAGCTGAAGAGCTAATGACTGAATTGCAACGTACCAAAGCCAAAGTAAATTCCACCTGTGATACTTTGAGTAGTTGTGAAAATGAACTGCTAAATTTGAAATCACTTGCGAATATAGAAAAACAACGTCTTACTGCCCAATTGGAAAGCACTAGCAATCATGAGCACGAGTTGGAAGCCAGATGCAGGCAGTATGAGCGTGATTTACAAATGCAAAGAGATCGTTTAAGTGAATCTGAAATAAACTCGGAAAAATTAAAAGACGAATTAAGAGGTTTTGAATCTAGGTGTCATCGTCTACAGGCCAATTTAGATCGTGTACAAAATGATCGTTTACAATTCCTTCGTTGTTTGGCAAATCATTTAAATCTTGCCGAACCCTGTGAGACATTGATAAAAGACAAATTGCGGGAATTGTTGAGTGAAAACAAGAATATGCACGAG CAAATTCACACTTTACGTAATCAAATCTCTTGTGAGCATATCAAACTTAAAGAGACTCAGGAAACTACACAATGTCGCTTAAGAAATGAAGAAGCTCAAAAATGTGAGCTGGAAGAGCGCTTGGAAAAATGTCATGCCGAAATAAATTCACTACGTAAAGATCATATGGGCCTGTCAGAATATTTGCAACGCTTAGCTAGAGCCTTACAGTGGAGTGAATGTTCATCACCACCTGCTTTGGGTAATGACACCAATATTATGGCTGAGAGCCTATTGGAAAGAGCAGAACGTTTAGCAACCGTTGTAGAAGATCATCATCAGCATGATCACCACCATCATCAACACCAGCATCGCAGTGCAGATAAG AGTTGTTGTGATCATTATCATCATACCCACACAAAACTAAGAAGAGAAAGATCTTGTCATGATATACCGCTAAAAGAGAACACCAGCACAATGTATAATCTTCAAAGAAAAGTACGTGTGTTAAAAGAACAAGTGCAACGTAGAGATTTACATTTGGAGTTACTTAAACGAAAACTGGCCATTATAGAGGATGGAGCTAGAGGCAAATGTTTACTACAGGGAGAACGCGATGAAGCAATGTGTCGTgctaaaaaagcaaataaagttATAGATAAACTTACAGCACAGTTGGCTGATGCTCGTTCCCAAATAGCCGAAGTTAAAGCACAATTGGCAGAAGCTgtagaatataaaataactgCTTTGGAAAGAGCTCGTAAAATAGATGATCTCACTACTCAAATATGTGATTTAGAGGAAGAGAAAACTAGACTTTTGTCGCAAGTAAGTGCCTTAAAGGAAAGACTTAAATCCTCCAGTGAATCTAATCAAAATAGAAGATGTCGCGATGAAACTCTTATAAAT tcCCTGCGTGATGACTTGACTCATTTACAAAGTCAACTCTCAGACACCAATCATCGCTTATCGCATTTACAAAATTTCCGTACTTCTGTAGCCAGAACATTACATTTACGAGATTTGCCCGAAACAGATTTGTTGCAACGTTTACAGGCTCTTTGTTCAGCCCATCAAGAATTTACCATGCTATCAAAACGTTATGAAACTGCTTCCCCGGTGGGTGACCATTCTTGCCCCCGTTATGATGATCCCATACTGTCTTCTAATCACTGTCGCCCGTCTCGATATGCCATAACACCAGAACCAATTACTGAGCCCGCTACCAATCATGATCATAATCATATGCACAATCATAACATAAGACATAATAATGGTCATAATCACAGCCATGGTGGCCATGGTCATAATCATCCCCATCGttaccattaa
- the LOC111688247 gene encoding uncharacterized protein LOC111688247, protein MLKYLQFQEDHPVLGPTSKLPLYKPFDNVEQEHKIVAGVYERPSLKAPYDSHIVRDILAQSKRYQNLKPQVALQILGERRSFEYFKKFAISHLESNVKKQFRIFFKMIVCKENAFKPSDELAHSIFSWNWNDFLTRRRLKNFVWVDVLLRTEEKCLHIYKFQKDLEQLQVFVEKIFDGLFSNMGKEDIDIYQHIEKTIDEAKKVLHTTDYVEDELFENTKDLKQLIHKEYFLSDPKRYSEEKFIKTHLENRILNSHIWDPIEMRFQLNWFRNIVQQNQYRMDSNLEKYQSDIVHYTQLLEMETFINGNCLDYCYSSIEVYKNRINEFQDKFDKEYDAMENKLIYKRLQIDKLREQRQFLSQEIQRFHEEEEAMRLRIEREEKEKELQQVREAEELAAKQMNKKKGQKGKKTPKNKKTNK, encoded by the exons ATGCTAAAATATCTGCAATTTCAAGAAGATCACCCCGTTTTAGGACCAACTAGCAAACTTCCTCTATATAAACCATTCGATAATGTGGAACAAGAACATAAAATCGTAGCAGGAGTCTATGAGCGACCATCATTGAAAGCCCCCTATGATAGTCACATTGTTAGAGATATTCTAGCTCAATCCAAACGTTATCAAAACTTAAAACCCCAAGTTGCATTACAAATACTAGGCGAACGACGCAGTTTTGAGTATTTCAAGAAATTTGCCATTTCACATTTGGAGTCCAATGTGAAAAAACAATTtcgcatattttttaaaatgattgtGTGCAAAGAAAATGCATTTAAACCAAGTGACGAATTAGCACATAGCATTTTTAGTTGGAATTGGAATGATTTTCTTACACGTCGTagacttaaaaattttgtatgggTAGATGTTTTGTTAAGAACAGAAGAAAAATGTTTGCATATCTATAAATTTCAAAAGGATTTGGAACAGTTGCAGGTATTTGTGGAGAAAATATTTGATGGTTTGTTCTCAAATATGGGAAAAGAGGATATTGATATTTATCAACATATAGAGAAGACAATTGA TGAAGCCAAAAAGGTGCTACATACCACAGACTATGTGGAAGatgaactttttgaaaataccAAAGATTTAAAACAGCTTATACACAAGGAATATTTTCTTTCCGATCCCAAACGTTATTCAGaagagaaatttattaaaactcatttggaaaatagaattttaaacagCCACA tttgggATCCCATTGAAATGCGTTTTCAGTTAAACTGGTTTCGTAATATTGTCCAACAAAACCAATATCGCATGGATAGTAATTTGGAAAAATATCAAAGTGATATTGTCCATTATACACAATTGCTGGAAATGGAAACGTTCATTAATGGCAATTGTTTAGATTATTGTTACTCCTCCATAGAGGTGtataaaaatcgtataaatGAATTTCAAGATAAATTTGATAAAGAATATGATGCTATGGAGAATAAATTGATATATAAACGTTTACAAATTGATAAGTTGCGAGAACAGCGTCAGTTTTTGTCTCAGGAAATACAACGATTTCATGAAGAGGAAGAAGCAATGCGTTTGCGAATCGAACGTGAGGAGAAAGAAAAGGAACTACAGCAAGTG AGAGAAGCTGAAGAATTAGCAGCTAAACAAATGAATAAGAAAAAGGGACAGAAAGGAAAGAAAactccaaaaaataaaaaaactaataaatag
- the LOC111688258 gene encoding uncharacterized protein LOC111688258 codes for MNLYKMQSIEALYNINHYKTENLKSSRFIKLKPKVALELCNHRPSYEYVKAIAIEHLEKSLNDQLQLLISVDKCDYNNMDKLSKNIFSWSKHDFLERRALENCVWIDVFKKHTNRDCLEKFKIKTDLREILNLLKLLFQGNSETSIRKTLREAEHNFNIFAILQEEKKTLKEELQNYDFRYNARLFNRRQTKQQLILWDIEETMLNSQTWGPIKMRYQINWYQYQTEQTEVQKSLKENEIQHEIDQYKLKMLIEKMSADNMRDVYYTLAEQHKQDLDVMQNRFDSELDKIDNEISYIRLQIAKLIEQQRILGEKIEGFHEQIKKRLELEEHERQLQESERLRLEEEIRLNKLKEEKSRKKKIASKAKSLAKA; via the exons atgaatttatacaaaatgcaATCAATTGAAgcattatataatataaatcatTATAAAACTGAAAACCTGAAATCCTCACGTTTCATAAAGCTAAAACCAAAAGTAGCTCTTGAATTATGTAATCACAGGCCCAGCTATGAGTATGTCAAAGCAATTGCTATAGAACATTTGGAGAAAAGTCTAAATGATCAGTTACAGCTGTTAATATCAGTTGATAAATGTGACTACAACAATATGGATAAGCTTTCCAAGAACATATTTAGTTGGAGTAAGCATGATTTCTTGGAAAGAAGAGCTCTGGAAAATTGTGTGTGGATTGATGTGTTCAAGAAACATACTAATAGAGATTGTttggaaaaattcaaaattaaaacagaTTTGAGAGAAATATTAAATCTGCTAAAACTACTATTTCAAGGAAATTCAGAGACATCCATACGCAAGACCTTAAG aGAAGCAGAACACAACTTTAATATTTTCGCAATTCTacaagaagaaaagaaaacattaaaggAAGAGTTGCAAAATTACGATTTTCGTTATAACGCACGTCTATTTAACAGACGCCAGACTAAGCAACAACTAATTTTATGGGATATAGAAGAAACCATGCTAAATTCTCAAA CCTGGGGACCAATAAAAATGCGTTATCAAATAAACTGGTATCAATACCAAACAGAACAGACTGAAGTGCAAAAATCATTAAAGGAAAATGAAATACAACATGAAATTGATCAGTataagttaaaaatgttaatagagAAAATGTCCGCCGATAATATGAGAGATGTATATTATACTCTTGCTGAG CAACATAAACAGGATCTTGATGTTATGCAAAACCGTTTTGATTCTGAACTAGATAAAATTGATAATGAAATAAGTTATATTCGTTTGCAAATTGCCAAATTAATAGAACAGCAAAGAATACTAGGCGAAAAAATTGAAGGGTTTCACGAACAAATTAAAAAGCGTCTAGAGCTAGAAGAACATGAGCGCCAGCTACAGGAATCGGAACGTTTAAGATTG GAGGAAGAAATTCGTTTAAACAAGCTGAAAGAAgagaaaagtcgtaaaaagaaaattgcttCAAAAGCCAAATCTCTTGCAAAAGCTTGA
- the LOC111688156 gene encoding uncharacterized protein LOC111688156, with amino-acid sequence MAAVIKLFLVLVAFICCMQLVEMARLRRDAPEKNPIDELTTLFQKATKDFTQTVEESTVLKEIKEKFSNINSDDVKKAVEEAGKNTKENLDKFQDFFKNVVDAVAKEMKHD; translated from the exons atggccGCCGTTATTAAATTGTTCTTGGTTCTTGTAGCCTTCATCTGTTGCATGCAA TTGGTTGAGATGGCCCGTTTGCGCCGTGATGCCCCTGAGAAAAACCCCATCGATGAATTAACCACTCTTTTCCAAAAGGCCACCAAGGACTTCACTCAAACTGTTGAAGAAAGCACTGTCTTGAAGgaaatcaaagaaaaattcAGCAACATTAACTCC gATGATGTTAAGAAAGCTGTAGAAGAAGCCGGCAAGAACACCAAGGAAAACTTGGACAAATTCCAAGACTTCTTCAAGAACGTCGTTGATGCTGTCGCCAAGGAAATGAAACAcgattaa